A genome region from Vicia villosa cultivar HV-30 ecotype Madison, WI unplaced genomic scaffold, Vvil1.0 ctg.000606F_1_1, whole genome shotgun sequence includes the following:
- the LOC131629807 gene encoding uncharacterized protein LOC131629807 has protein sequence MSVLVNGSPTREFIVEKGLRQGDSLSPFIYVIVAEGLKGMVSRAMDLGEYAGFDVRRSCNVNLLQFADDKLMVSEGSWKKVWTIKAILRGFRLVSGLGINYQKSKLIEVNVNENFLEFASSFLSCGSQESIIGDIEIGKQFSLGRGGGGEKDALGELEDNLFADRERWYWFEIGNGYITSFWHSCWKEERSLKELFPLCFSFSKLKNASVASMGGWRDDVWEWGDLGIPFSLETEAAETDRQQLCFKLGSVCLRPEARDRVRWLAEPDVVVPLKVKAFGWRCFLDRLPTRDLLLARGVEFQEDNLDLDDAFQEDDIDGKIQEGNIDEEFLEEDM, from the exons ATGTCGGTTTTGGTGAACGGTAGCCCGACGAGGGAGTTTATTGTGGAAAAGGGGTTGAGACAAGGGGATTCCCTCTCTCCGTTTATCTATGTTATCGTTGCGGAAGGGTTAAAGGGGATGGTTTCTAGAGCTATGGATTTAGGAGAGTATGCGGGGTTTGATGTTAGGAGAAGTTGTAATGTTAATTTGTTACAATTCGCGGATGATAAGCTTATGGTTAGTGAAGGGAGTTGGAAGAAAGTTTGGACTATCAAGGCCATCCTCCGTGGTTTTAGGCTTGTGTCGGGTCTTGGTATTAATTACCAAAAGAGCAAGCTTATTGAAGTGAATGTTAACGAGAATTTCTTGGAGTTTGCTTCATCGTTTTTGTCGTGTG GCTCCCAAGAAAGTATTATCGGAGATATCGAAATTGGAAAGCAATTTTCTTTAGGGAGGGGTGGGGGAGGAGAAAAAGAtgcattgggtgagttggaagacAATTTGTTTGCCGATCGAGAAAGGTGGTATTG GTTTGAAATCGGTAATGGTTATATCACATCTTTTTGGCATTCTTGTTGGAAAGAGGAGAGGAGTCTCAAGGAGCTATTTCcgttgtgtttttctttttcaaagttaaaaaacgcTTCCGTGGCTAGTATGGGAGGTTGGAGGGATGATGTGTGGGAGTGGGGGGACCTCGGTATTCCGTTTTCTTTGGAGACCGAGGCTGCTGAAACTGACAGGCAGCAGCTCTGTTTCAAGCTGGGCAGCGTCTGTTTGAGGCCGGAAGCGAGGGATCGTGTGCGGTGGCTCGCGGAACCGGACG TGGTGGTTCCATTAAAAGTTAAGGCTTTTGGTTGGCGGTGCTTCTTAGATAGATTACCCACTAGAGATCTCTTGCTAGCTAGAG GTGTCGAGTTTCAAGAGGACAACTTAGATCTAGATGATGCATTTCAAGAGGACGATATAGATGGTAAAATTCAAGAGGGCAACATTGATGAAGAATTTCTGGAGGAAGACATGTGA